The following coding sequences are from one Lysinibacillus sp. FSL W8-0992 window:
- the mnmA gene encoding tRNA 2-thiouridine(34) synthase MnmA produces MIETRDPSEIRVVVGMSGGVDSSVAAYMLKQQGYEVIGIFMKNWDDTDENGVCTATEDYEDVIKVCNQIGIPYYAVNFEKQYWDKVFTYFLEEYKAGRTPNPDVMCNKEIKFKAFLEHAMDLGADYLATGHYARIDRSGDGEVRMLRGVDDNKDQTYFLNQLSQEQLAHVMFPIGDIEKKEVRKIAEEAGLATAKKKDSTGICFIGERNFKEFLSQYLPAQPGKMETMDGVVMGQHDGLMYYTLGQRHGLGIGGDGEPWFVLGKDLARNVLLVGQGFDHDALYSTSLTAVKMGYTSTKKLPGKFSCTAKFRYRQTDTPVEVEILEDGRAHIEFAEPVRAITPGQAVVLYDGEVCLGGGTIDEVFKSNEKLTYVG; encoded by the coding sequence ATGATCGAAACACGTGACCCATCGGAAATTCGTGTCGTCGTCGGCATGTCAGGTGGGGTAGACTCTTCAGTTGCTGCATATATGCTAAAGCAACAAGGGTATGAAGTAATTGGTATTTTTATGAAAAACTGGGATGATACAGACGAAAATGGCGTTTGTACAGCAACAGAAGATTATGAAGATGTAATTAAAGTATGTAATCAAATTGGCATTCCCTATTATGCTGTGAATTTTGAAAAGCAATATTGGGATAAAGTTTTCACATACTTTTTAGAAGAATATAAAGCGGGACGCACACCTAACCCTGATGTAATGTGCAATAAGGAAATTAAGTTTAAAGCATTCCTAGAACATGCAATGGATCTTGGTGCAGATTACTTGGCAACAGGACATTATGCACGCATTGATCGCAGTGGTGATGGCGAAGTACGTATGCTTCGTGGTGTTGATGATAATAAGGACCAAACTTATTTCCTTAATCAATTATCGCAAGAACAACTAGCGCATGTAATGTTCCCAATTGGAGATATTGAGAAAAAAGAAGTGCGTAAAATTGCAGAAGAAGCAGGTCTTGCTACTGCCAAGAAAAAGGATTCGACTGGAATTTGCTTTATTGGAGAGCGTAATTTTAAAGAGTTTTTAAGTCAATACTTACCTGCTCAACCAGGCAAAATGGAAACGATGGATGGCGTAGTTATGGGGCAACATGATGGTTTAATGTATTATACATTAGGTCAACGTCATGGTCTTGGTATAGGTGGCGACGGTGAGCCTTGGTTCGTACTTGGAAAAGATTTAGCACGCAATGTGTTACTTGTCGGCCAAGGGTTCGACCACGATGCTTTATACTCAACTTCGCTGACAGCTGTGAAAATGGGCTATACTTCGACAAAAAAATTGCCCGGGAAATTTTCTTGTACTGCGAAATTCCGCTACCGTCAAACAGACACACCTGTTGAGGTAGAAATTTTAGAAGATGGTCGCGCACACATTGAGTTTGCGGAACCAGTACGTGCCATTACACCAGGACAGGCTGTTGTTTTATATGACGGTGAAGTTTGCTTAGGTGGCGGTACAATTGATGAAGTCTTTAAAAGTAATGAAAAACTAACATATGTTGGATAA
- a CDS encoding tetratricopeptide repeat protein, with translation MDFNEQGILAFQEKRYEDAAQLFTQAIEAEPDNAIGYVNFGNLLAVLEDTERAERFFQKAITVDETAATAYYGLANLYYNADRYAEALKLYEQAVQHKIAGADVYYMMGKCFERMENPKLALPYLQRAAEIAPEDTQIRLAYAIVLCALEMFEEGKKELDYLIELDWNNADAHYNLGVLYAVSTEQTEDAMYHLKQAFTIQPEYDQARYIYDMIAQRFN, from the coding sequence TTGGATTTTAACGAGCAGGGCATACTTGCATTCCAAGAGAAGCGTTATGAGGATGCTGCACAGCTATTTACCCAAGCAATTGAAGCAGAACCTGATAATGCAATTGGCTATGTGAATTTTGGGAATTTATTGGCTGTACTAGAAGATACAGAACGAGCAGAACGCTTTTTTCAAAAGGCAATTACTGTAGACGAAACGGCAGCTACTGCATATTATGGCTTAGCTAATTTATATTATAATGCGGACCGCTATGCAGAAGCGTTAAAACTTTATGAGCAAGCAGTACAGCATAAAATTGCAGGTGCAGATGTTTATTATATGATGGGGAAATGCTTTGAACGAATGGAAAATCCAAAGCTCGCATTGCCATATTTACAACGTGCGGCAGAGATTGCGCCTGAAGATACACAAATTCGACTTGCGTATGCTATCGTGCTATGTGCATTAGAAATGTTCGAAGAAGGTAAGAAGGAATTAGATTATTTAATCGAGCTAGATTGGAATAATGCAGATGCTCATTATAATTTAGGTGTTCTGTATGCGGTATCTACAGAACAAACAGAGGATGCTATGTATCATTTGAAGCAGGCATTTACGATTCAACCAGAATATGACCAAGCGCGTTATATTTACGATATGATTGCCCAACGATTTAACTAA
- a CDS encoding GTP pyrophosphokinase gives MKNELEATTLKTFQTELTRFFLAYKFALNEVETKINILQEEFKLIHEYNPIEHVSTRVKSPKSILLKMSKKELTPAIDSIREHIRDIAGVRITCSFVEDIYKVSAMLQAQNDIEVVDVKDYIAYPKDNGYQSLHLIIKIPIFMSDRMEKVYTEIQIRTIAMDFWASLEHKIYYKYNKEVPEHIRNELKDAALQAAELDRKMERLNKEINILKENEAESSLLESTPIAHLAQYLSQLTFDSKDSK, from the coding sequence ATGAAAAACGAACTCGAAGCCACAACTTTAAAAACTTTCCAAACAGAGCTAACCCGCTTTTTCCTAGCATATAAATTTGCATTAAATGAAGTTGAAACGAAAATCAATATTTTACAAGAAGAATTTAAGCTTATTCATGAATATAATCCAATTGAACATGTCTCAACCCGAGTGAAATCACCGAAAAGTATATTATTGAAGATGTCAAAAAAAGAGCTAACACCCGCCATTGATAGTATTCGCGAACATATTCGTGATATAGCAGGCGTCCGTATTACGTGCTCTTTCGTAGAAGATATTTACAAAGTAAGTGCGATGCTTCAAGCACAAAATGATATTGAAGTTGTTGACGTAAAAGATTATATTGCTTATCCAAAAGACAATGGCTACCAAAGCCTACACCTTATTATTAAAATTCCAATCTTTATGTCCGATCGAATGGAAAAAGTATATACGGAAATTCAAATTCGTACGATTGCAATGGATTTTTGGGCAAGTCTCGAACATAAAATTTATTATAAATATAATAAAGAAGTACCTGAACATATTCGTAATGAACTTAAAGATGCGGCATTACAAGCAGCAGAATTAGATCGTAAAATGGAGCGGCTCAATAAAGAAATCAATATTTTAAAGGAAAATGAAGCAGAATCTTCACTTTTAGAATCAACTCCGATTGCACATTTAGCGCAATACTTATCGCAACTCACATTTGACAGTAAAGATAGTAAATAA
- the hisA gene encoding phosphoribosylformimino-5-aminoimidazole carboxamide ribotide isomerase codes for MEFRPCIDLHDGKVKQIVGSTLGHTDQEVIENFISDYDSSYYANMFAEDQLVGGHVIMLGSGNEHAAMSALAAYPGGLQVGGGITSENAKKYIDAGASHVIVTSYIFHDGKLDINRLEQLVHAIGKKHLVIDLSCRMRDNKWFVVTDKWTKFSDFEVNAKTIAYIEKFCDELLIHAVDVEGKKGGMQESLVRDLAAWTSIPTTYAGGVRSLEDLEKFKAISNGKLHITIGSSLSIFGGDLPYVEVVNYCKKGGIL; via the coding sequence TTGGAATTTAGACCTTGCATCGATTTACATGATGGCAAAGTGAAACAAATTGTTGGAAGTACACTTGGACATACAGATCAAGAAGTTATCGAAAATTTCATTTCAGATTATGACTCTAGCTATTATGCTAACATGTTTGCAGAGGATCAATTAGTAGGTGGTCATGTCATCATGCTTGGCAGTGGAAATGAGCATGCCGCAATGTCAGCATTAGCAGCATATCCAGGAGGCCTACAAGTCGGCGGCGGCATTACTTCAGAAAACGCAAAAAAGTACATAGATGCAGGTGCCTCGCATGTTATCGTAACATCCTATATCTTTCATGATGGAAAACTCGATATTAATCGCTTAGAGCAACTAGTTCATGCCATCGGGAAAAAACATCTAGTAATTGACCTAAGCTGCAGAATGCGCGATAACAAATGGTTTGTAGTAACTGATAAATGGACCAAGTTTAGTGATTTTGAAGTGAATGCAAAGACCATTGCCTATATTGAGAAATTTTGTGATGAATTACTGATTCACGCCGTCGATGTGGAAGGAAAAAAAGGTGGTATGCAGGAAAGCTTAGTACGGGATTTAGCTGCTTGGACATCCATTCCAACAACCTATGCTGGCGGAGTTCGTTCTTTAGAAGACTTAGAAAAATTCAAAGCAATTTCAAACGGTAAGCTTCATATCACAATTGGTAGCTCACTTTCTATTTTTGGTGGAGATTTACCTTATGTTGAAGTTGTGAATTATTGTAAAAAAGGCGGGATACTGTGA
- the recD2 gene encoding SF1B family DNA helicase RecD2: MTENLDLFELNKLFILGRPIVSIFHNTQNMYSIVRVKIQETNLQYDDKEIIVVGYFPQLQMDEQYRFTGNMRQHPKYGVQFQVETFTKEVPATEQGIVHYLSSDLFVGIGKKTAETIVEKLGANTIRLILEDPNVLDVVPRLSAEKKEVIHRTIEQNLGLERVMIQLNEWGFGPQLGMKIYQTYRTETIDFLTENPYRLIEDVDGVGFFRADELGAKLGITGNHPDRIKAAILHTLNTAALSDGHVFLDAEHVLPQVKDMLEQSQRQEIPYEAISKACIDMREENKIYGEETRLYLPSLYFSEIGIASKIIALTERNSQAKHFSKDEIRKAIGDTEAFLNVTYAETQAFAIEQALNSAVMILTGGPGTGKTTVVRGIVEVYAKLHGLSLNPKEYAQKEEPFPIILCAPTGRAAKRLSESTELPAMTIHRLLGFTGQEKEEETEREVTGKLIIVDEMSMVDTWLAHQLLKSLHEDVQVVFVGDQDQLPPVGPGQVLKDLLASQQIPTVELTDVYRQAEGSTIIELAHQIKRGTIPNDLAMKTSDRSFIKASPDQVANVVTQVVKSAVSKGQEIRNIQVLAPMYKGPAGIDNLNKMIQDLVNPNDTGLRKELIFGDVTYRIKDKVLQLVNQPESNVFNGDMGEVISIIKAKETIEKQDLLVVSFDGIEVTYQRSDLNQLTLAYCCSIHKSQGSEFQTVIMPVVRGYSKMLRRNLLYTGITRAKNFLILCGEPDVLANGLQRTDDLQRFTSLRARLNPMDASSNEVIEVKETSVETIAEEDRQEEPVTVLQLTVDTVPYIHPMIGMDGISPYDFMDE; the protein is encoded by the coding sequence ATGACAGAAAATCTAGATTTATTTGAGTTGAATAAGCTATTTATTCTCGGACGTCCTATTGTATCCATTTTCCATAATACTCAAAATATGTATTCTATTGTACGTGTGAAAATTCAAGAAACTAATTTGCAATATGACGATAAGGAAATTATTGTAGTTGGTTATTTCCCGCAATTGCAAATGGACGAACAATATCGTTTTACAGGTAATATGAGACAACATCCAAAATATGGTGTACAATTTCAAGTTGAGACGTTTACAAAGGAAGTGCCCGCAACTGAGCAAGGAATTGTACATTACTTATCAAGTGACTTATTTGTTGGTATAGGAAAGAAAACTGCTGAAACAATTGTTGAAAAGCTTGGTGCCAATACGATCCGTCTTATATTAGAAGATCCAAATGTGCTCGATGTTGTACCTCGATTATCGGCTGAAAAAAAGGAAGTCATTCATCGCACAATTGAGCAAAATCTTGGATTAGAGCGTGTCATGATTCAATTGAATGAATGGGGATTTGGCCCGCAGCTCGGAATGAAAATTTATCAAACGTATCGTACAGAAACGATTGACTTTTTAACTGAAAATCCTTATCGCCTTATTGAAGATGTGGATGGTGTCGGTTTTTTTCGGGCAGATGAGCTTGGTGCAAAATTAGGCATTACTGGTAATCATCCTGACCGTATTAAGGCTGCAATTTTACATACTCTAAATACAGCTGCATTATCAGACGGCCATGTATTTTTAGATGCGGAGCACGTTTTACCACAAGTGAAAGATATGCTCGAGCAAAGTCAACGCCAAGAAATTCCGTATGAAGCAATCTCTAAGGCTTGTATCGATATGCGTGAGGAAAATAAAATATATGGTGAAGAAACAAGGCTTTATTTGCCATCACTATATTTTTCTGAGATTGGAATTGCTTCAAAAATTATTGCGTTAACCGAACGAAATAGTCAGGCTAAGCATTTTAGTAAAGATGAAATTCGCAAGGCTATCGGGGATACGGAAGCTTTTTTAAACGTCACCTATGCAGAAACACAAGCATTTGCGATTGAACAGGCCCTTAATTCAGCTGTGATGATTTTGACGGGTGGTCCTGGTACAGGAAAAACGACTGTTGTCAGAGGTATTGTAGAAGTATATGCAAAGCTTCACGGTCTTTCATTAAATCCTAAGGAATATGCGCAAAAAGAAGAGCCGTTTCCTATCATTTTATGTGCACCAACAGGACGTGCTGCTAAACGATTATCAGAGTCCACAGAGCTACCTGCTATGACAATTCACCGTTTGTTAGGTTTTACTGGCCAGGAGAAGGAAGAAGAAACCGAGCGAGAGGTTACTGGAAAACTTATAATTGTCGATGAAATGTCAATGGTTGATACATGGCTTGCCCATCAATTATTAAAATCATTACATGAGGATGTTCAAGTTGTCTTTGTAGGTGACCAGGATCAGTTACCACCAGTCGGTCCAGGACAAGTACTCAAAGATTTACTTGCCTCGCAACAAATTCCGACAGTTGAACTGACTGATGTTTATCGTCAGGCGGAAGGTTCAACGATTATTGAACTTGCCCATCAAATTAAGCGTGGGACAATTCCTAATGATTTGGCGATGAAAACGTCTGATCGTTCATTTATTAAAGCATCACCAGATCAAGTGGCAAACGTCGTAACGCAAGTTGTAAAAAGTGCTGTATCGAAAGGTCAGGAAATTCGTAATATACAAGTTTTAGCACCGATGTATAAAGGGCCTGCTGGAATCGATAATTTAAATAAAATGATTCAAGACCTTGTCAATCCGAATGATACAGGTTTAAGAAAAGAGCTTATCTTTGGTGATGTAACGTATCGAATTAAGGACAAGGTGCTACAGCTTGTAAACCAGCCAGAAAGCAATGTCTTTAACGGAGATATGGGGGAAGTCATTAGTATTATTAAAGCAAAGGAAACGATTGAAAAGCAAGATTTGCTTGTCGTGTCATTTGATGGTATTGAAGTAACTTACCAACGGAGCGATCTTAATCAGTTAACCCTTGCGTATTGTTGTTCTATCCATAAATCGCAAGGCTCAGAGTTTCAAACGGTAATTATGCCAGTTGTTCGTGGCTATTCTAAAATGCTACGTCGTAATTTGTTATACACTGGAATTACGCGAGCGAAAAATTTCTTAATTTTATGTGGTGAGCCAGATGTGCTAGCTAATGGCTTACAGCGTACAGACGATTTACAACGGTTCACGTCTCTGCGAGCACGACTTAACCCAATGGATGCATCATCCAATGAGGTTATTGAAGTGAAGGAGACATCAGTGGAGACAATTGCAGAAGAAGACCGACAAGAGGAGCCTGTGACTGTTCTACAGCTAACAGTAGATACGGTTCCATATATACATCCAATGATTGGAATGGATGGCATTTCTCCATATGATTTTATGGATGAATAA